ATCCAATGTATCTTTAGTCAAAAGTTTTTTGGCAAGTGCTAGGACACTTTGTAAATGAACAATACCAAATAATAACCCAGTGCGTTTTTCAGGGCTTTCATTGCACCGCATTTGGGGAAATTGATTGAAGCTGGATCCATAGCGAGTGAAAAAATAAGTTGATGGATCATACGGCACTGACGTATAAGTTTGCAGTGACGGTCTTTTGCCAGCTTGATAGTCATCCGGAATAGATAACGCAACTTGCGCATTGTCGATACTCAAGtgtgaattcaaatttccGCTCAAGGAACGCGGTATGATAGGACGAAAATTAGTAAAACTCAAGTGGCGTTTATTAGGCGGTGATTCATTGCCGGATACTTTTGTTGGTAAACCGCGGGGTGGAAATATACGACACAGTAATGGAGGATCGACACACGCAAATCGGCCCATTGCCCGCGCCAATCCTATCAAAATCGGTACGAGACATTTGCAGAGTGATACTTTAGCTTGCATTCCTCTTGATCCATTTTGCTCTTTGCATCCACGGATAAGATTTGTCAGAGCCGCAAGTAGTTCGACTTGATTTGATATTATCTCCTCGCAAACTGGATCGCATCTGGCAGCGACGTCGCTCAACAATGTGTTCAAACAAAAACTGAACCTTTCAGTTACTGGTATTCTTTCACCAGGAGTCACTCTTATTTCGTCGAGACATACTATTTTAGGTAACCCACGCAACAGACGAAGTAGATAAGGCAAAATCCGATCTCTGTGTTGCAATCCGGAttccaaaaaatatataccgaGAGCTATCACTGCGTCCTGTCCACGTTGGTCGATCCGGAATATACCTTGAGCTGATTCTTGAGGACATAATTTGAATAGCCGGTTCAcctgttttattaaaataattattttttaaaattattcattgaaaTTCATGTTACTAGAAGTCTACTATATAATCAgctataattattgttacttgcaaaaaatttttataagtaactATGACGTAAGTGACTCAAgtgagttatttttaaaattttaaataaatcactgGATTActtatcagatatttttattgctttgaaaaatatataataaaataaatgattatgaGGGTAAGTGCAGCTGATAATTGgcaattttttagattttgaaataaatctaaataaaatttaagtaccCAAGTAACGCAATTGACTTTCTGACATCTATAAGATGGCAGTTTTTAGGCTGCTTTTTTTACATATCGATAAGGCACCAAAACGTTGATAAGCGAATAGAATTttatgtcaccgaaaaaatatctgtatcaaagacttgacacaaggacaaaaagtaaattaaaaataattgtcaattaagtttttaatttaaatgaccgGAAAAAGAAGACTACAAATTTTCTGACTCCTAGGAGCGAAATCTGgacgtcttatttatttaagaacaCGGCtttgagataaaataaaatttttcttgtccttTTAAcagacatcttaaagttgtatCTGTGCTGCTcgggtaataaaaattattaagttaattaaaaaatcatttttaaaaattccattatTCAAATTAGTAAACTGTCTGATGCCTGCTGTATTGACactcataaataaataccttTTCCCATGGTGTTGGTTTTATAGCAGCTAATGATCTTGCCAAATGTTGAActgtttttgtaaaaaataacttttcatCAGTAATCATTTTCTCTGATATAATTTAGATATCAAatgtacatttatatataattttttaaatttacatatagACAGTTTGCTTTGTATATTAcacaataattcatttaaagaCTGTCATTTTATATTACTGAGAGAATTTACGTAAACGATATGTATAACAATCTTGCTTCtctttttattcataatcatttattacttatgacaTGACATGACCACGATATCATTCTTATGCATGCAGTGTCGATTTTTTGCGTGGGCGGTAATTTCAATTAGTTTACAAAAACGCTCATAGATGGactgtcaaaatttttactgttgtaTCGCTTGTTGATAACAATCTACTCTTTAATGCCGGgatatttaaattctaaatcaTCACTTACTTGTCAATTGAATGgatgtgaatgtagcagacaattgtgaattttttaaattctagaaaaaatttaagcagactaaaaataaaaaaatgcatttttagataaattcaaaatctgtatgcgcattttttttaattttattatttcaattaatttatttatttcaaatttatcaattgtCTTACGTCCGCTATATTTATACTCATTCAATTgaacattaaaatatttatcattaattaaataagatcggaataaacaaaattgtaatttttaaaataacgtttatttaataattattaatttcaaatttttcaaaaatttgataacttcaatacaaaagtttaaataattaatctgatattttaaatcacttagaaatttattaataaaataattgataattaatcaatttaatttattgctaaTATTAATCGACTAAAATTCGAagattaaaattgtaattaagaaaaaaaaataaattatcatgcTTTGGTAGtactgattaaaattaaataaaattaaactataaatttttggaagAATCAGTTAATTGGcagttgaattaaaaaatctaataacGTGGAGGTTTTTATCAGTACTAGCGATAACGAATTGTTCATCTTGAATGTCAGTGACCTCCAATGAAATTATGGGGTCACgatcaacttttattttcttacaatCCTCGGTTGTAAAATCAAAGTCTATTAGATCTTTAAGATTTTTAAGAcgaaatatatgaataaatcctacaacaataaaatatcgattaaattttctgtacgCAAATtaacgtaaattaaaataaaaaaaaaaattacctgaaTCGTagcccaaaattaaaatattggcATGGCACGCAATCGCAGTAACAACGCATAGCAGCTGTTTAAAAATGTTGTAAACTTTCCAAGGTTTATCATCGACACTGACAGCCAGCATGTGTCctagtaatataatttattattaaatataattattattatatttcgtGATTACAATTACTTACCACATAAACCAATCACAACATCAATGGATAGTACATAAAACTTTTGCGTGACTTTATTCTCCAGGTCTAAGTTCAACGAAATGTTTAAATCATCAACTTCGTATTTGTTCGTTGGAGTGTACACTACATGTCTACCAATAACGGAATTATTTATCGTCAACATTATGATCTAAAAAtgattcatttatatttaataaatactaggagtgttatatttattagggGTGAGTTCAaatttcgaatcgaataattcgtaaagttttaaatgatttgaaaatcaacgaataattcaaaaattttatttttaacgacttaaatttttaatttttttttctaataattcaaatttgtcTGAAGTAAATAGAGCTGACACGAATCTAcgaaataattactttaaaaaactaaactttccattgaatatttgaaagctgATGAGATTTGTCTCGATTCGAATcaagtaatttgaaaaaataaaactaatttaacaattaacgtattattcgattcgaacaCGATTCGCGCACCCCTAATACttatataaacattttaaaaaattgtgaagaaaataaataaaagataattacaaatttatttggaGAATAAGTTGCAATAATATcttcattatcatcaaaatcaCTCGAAGCTATTACATGAGGAATTATTGATTCATTCGCATCGGAATACTTTGtcagtattaaataattattgtacgCCAAGTAACAGCCATTTTGGTTGATGCTGTTGAATAAAGTTgtttttaattagtcatatatatttaaaatactgatAACGTGTATGATTTACCTGATAATAGTACCTCTGTAACAATTATTAGTgtctatttcttttttttctgtcacaTTCCAgtactttattctttcatatatcGAGGATGTAACAGCAATCAATTGattatctaaaataaaattggtagtaaattttataaaatattaaatttattttatatcaaacAAATACTTACCAGTATACCagaatttaatttgatgaaCGTGTTCTTTGTGATcggcttgaaaaaaaactttatctgGTTTATAAGTTctggaaaaatatatcagtCCTTCGCTGGTAGCCACAGCCAAAATATCatctgaaaataaataaaatatcaataatttatatgatttaaatgatataaatattattattaccccAGACAGCTGTGCATGTGATGcattcgtattttgaaaatgtgggaaaatttttaacagaatCGATAAACGGTTTGCGTTTCAAACACGAGTTCCATTTCTTCCGAGACATGTAAATTTTACGCCACCCGTAATTATCAACGACATCTTGCCAAGGAACATCAACTTTGTGCACTAAATCCGGgaatactttatttaaaatcgcGTACCCACACTCGTCTGGAATATCCTGACAGTATTTCTTCCAGTAAATATCACGATCCAATATTCTTTGGAtccatttattaaaattcaaacaaacAGATTGAAGTTTTATCAAATCATCAACGTCGTctattcttttaaatatttcctcCCATATTTCTTCCGGGAACATCATGTCCCGATCTCTTTCCACTAGTTGACAAACAGAACAAAGGAAATCTTTGTTagtcattgtaattttttgtttacaattttaagcTACTATTGAAACTCAACAATCggaaattttacaattaaaattcaaatatttgaattaataatcacTTGCTACTTACTTATCTCTTTCAtaatttgtttcttttttaaaaattaatgacttataattttaaaaagcaCGTGCGGACACTTGCGATAAAAAAACGTTTACTGAACTCacacactaaaaaatttttgactcatatatgtatatatatatatatatatatatctcatCTACATTACCttctgaaaatataaaaaagcgcgggaaaaattatgaaattaaaaaaaaaataaattcgatttttattaatatcactgaagaaataaaataaaagtgatgaaaataaaaaaaaactagaaataTTTACTTCAGTTGACagaatttgtatttataaaaaataaaataagaaatgacAGCGCCATCATTTAATGGGGTTGGtaaaaaagaagtaaaagTAGTCCGCGGACGCAATCGCAGATGATCATCATGAAGTAGCGAGTGAGTGAGAGAGCAGAGCAGCGCAAATTTTCGGCTGCTCATCAGACAACCAAAAGGGAGGTTATCACCAGAGGTACCACACACTGGGAacaagagagagagagaaaggaGAAAAAGAGAGTTGGGATTTGCGAGTAGCGAGAGACAGTGAGAGAACTCTTTGAGTTTTCTGTTTTCTCCCCCTCGCCTCCCAGTGATTGATCCTCGTGAACACTGAACAGGTGCAGTCCGATTGGACGCTGAATAGTTGGCGCAAGTTGGCGTTGTAGTACCAAAGTACTTTATTGTGCTTGATCTTGATGCTCGCTATCAACCTCTCaagttatatattatatttatatcgtATACGACAAATACGTGTGGAATTTATGTGTCTGAGAtaagtatatttaaattccCAACAATGTGTCCGTGGTGGTTTACTAATTCACAGATGAAGTAGTCGTACAGTGGAGCGAACAAGTGATCCCGCTTGTGGTTTTCCAAACccagttataattatcatccataaaatttaactgTACTGGGTTGTTATCGGGcagtgaaaataa
This genomic interval from Microplitis mediator isolate UGA2020A chromosome 2, iyMicMedi2.1, whole genome shotgun sequence contains the following:
- the LOC130678691 gene encoding uncharacterized protein LOC130678691, with amino-acid sequence MKEIMERDRDMMFPEEIWEEIFKRIDDVDDLIKLQSVCLNFNKWIQRILDRDIYWKKYCQDIPDECGYAILNKVFPDLVHKVDVPWQDVVDNYGWRKIYMSRKKWNSCLKRKPFIDSVKNFPTFSKYECITCTAVWDDILAVATSEGLIYFSRTYKPDKVFFQADHKEHVHQIKFWYTDNQLIAVTSSIYERIKYWNVTEKKEIDTNNCYRGTIISINQNGCYLAYNNYLILTKYSDANESIIPHVIASSDFDDNEDIIATYSPNKFIIMLTINNSVIGRHVVYTPTNKYEVDDLNISLNLDLENKVTQKFYVLSIDVVIGLCGHMLAVSVDDKPWKVYNIFKQLLCVVTAIACHANILILGYDSGFIHIFRLKNLKDLIDFDFTTEDCKKIKVDRDPIISLEVTDIQDEQFVIASTDKNLHVIRFFNSTAN